The nucleotide window TGTCTTTGCGAAATATAAGGGAGTGTCGCTCCAGAGGATGTTGCGCTGCCCTTTTTTCATCTTTTCAATAAAGGGGCGCAATCCTTCGTAATCAGTAACCGGAACTCTTGCCTGAAAATCCTCAATTGAATGTATCTCTTCAAAATGATGCTGTCGGCCAAAAAGTGTCTTTTCGGCAGTACGCACCATCGCAAGTAACTGTTCCTCCTGCCTGGCTTCAGCATTCAGTTTAAAATCCCGGGTTTTCTTTACATGATTACCTGCCCAAATCTGTGCGGCTTTTTTCTTTAGGAAATTTAGCATAAGGCAAAAGTAAAGAAAGTATCCTGATCTTAGGTTACCAACAAAGAGCATCCGACAGAACTGCCGGATGCTTTAAGGTGGTGTTGATGTTCTATCTCACAAGATTGTTCTTTTTCAGCTGGTCCCCAAATTCGCGCTGGAAACGGACGGCATCTGCCTGGAGCTGTTTCAGGAGTTCTGCCTGGTTAACGGGTTCGCGCAGGGAGCGTCCGCCATAGTTGGTGAAATACTGCCTGCCGTTGGCATTAGTTACCTCGTATATGGTAGCCTGCAAATTAGGTACTTCAATGCGTGATACCTGCATCATGTTCATTCCCGCAGTGCCACCCAGTGCTGTGAGGTCGTTCGCCAGTTCTTTGTTGCCCAGCTCACCCAATCGCCATCCTCCATCTGCCTGACTGGTGCCGATAACTGTTACCACGGCATTGTCCGCTACAAGTGGAGTGGAAAGGCGGCGCGAATCTTCCAGCATTGTGGCTATGGAGTCACGCTGGTTTTGTATTAGCCGTTCAAAGTTTAAGGTCATTTCCGGTACTGCCTTACCCGGCGCTGATCTTTCCAGTGCGGCTGCATCAATACCCAGGTTAAATTCCTTATAGTTCTTTACCAGTGATAACAGGTCATTTTTTCCTTTCATAACGGCCTCCTCAGAGGTTTTGAAGAGATTTTCCTTTACAGGCTGGTTACCGTCATTATTGTTCATGCCCGAATTTTTATTGCAGGACGTCAGCAAAAAAGTAAGCAGTCCGGCTAAAAGTATAAATATAGTATTTTTCATGTCAGATATTTTTTTGATTATTTCTTAGCGATATCGTACCAGGTAGACCAGTGTGTTGAAGTCCCGGGAGGGTTCTCGTATTCTTCATAGGTGATGAACCTTTCCTGGCCCGAGCAGGGTGCCCATGGATCGTTCAGGGCCAGATAGCGCGTACCATTCAGGGTAATATATCCTTTTATCACAAGTACATGCCCTACAACACCGGGAGTGCCATAAGCGTAGCCCATAGGTTTTTTAGCACAGAAGATCTGTTTTTTCAGGGCATCCCAGCTAAGTGCGGTATTGGTTTCCGTGAATTTCAAACCTGCAAAATCCAGCTCCAGCCAGCCCGGCTTGTTGCACGCCGAGTTTTTTGGACAATTGCTCCCCTGATTCTGAGGTGTACAGCAGTTATTCATGCTGAATCGGTGATTGGCAAGGCTGCATTGTGTTACACTGATTGCAAAATGCTGGGCAAGCATTTGCGTGGTAGCCGCCCAGCACCAGTTGTTGGTTTCCTGCGGACGCAGAGTATTAGCCACATTACCGAGGGTTTCCGGTTTACAGCAGCTGCTTAGGATGAGCAGCAAGGCAAAAAATCCCATCAACGCGTTTTTGAAATCATTTTTCATCGTATTGTTTTTTTTGTGTTTCCTACTCTGTTGGCTTTTCGGACTCCGCCATTATTTTATGTAAAATTAAATGGAAGAGCGGAAAAAAATACAGGAAAAACACTTATTTTATAAATAATATTCATAATCGTGTGTTCAGATATTAAAAAAAAGCTGCTTCATAAGGAAGCAGCCTGATATTGATTTTTCAGATTGGATGTTTTATCTGGTGCAGTTTGCAGTCCAGGTCTTACCGTCTTTTGTGTAGAATATATCCAGGTCGTTATTGTCAATCTTGATGTAACTGGTACCGGTTGATCCTACGCTTACGAGTGTATTGTCGCCGGTTTGCTGAAATTCTATTCCGTTAAGGTCAGGAATTCCGTTCGAGAACTTGAAGTTGTACTTGGTTCCGCTCGCGATCTTTGTAACAAAGACTTTTCCGTCGGCAGTGTTAATGTTATTGCTGCCGTCCACATAGGAGATACTGCCGTTATAAGTTCCGGCAAAGAAATCATTGTCTGCAGGATCATCATCGCGGCTGCACGATACAATTACGAATAGAGAAAGAATGAGGATGCCAAATGTTTTCAGGAGGTTTTTCATACTAAAAATTTTATGTTAAGTTAATGTTATTTTGCTAGAGGATGGCGCGGAGGCCTTGGCGGTCTTGGTGGCGCGTCCGGTCTGCGGGGTCTATCTCCCGGATACAGTTTTTGTCCGTCCGGTGTGATAATATAAGGTCTTTCGCCCGGTTTTGGTGGTGCAGGTCTCGCCTTCTTCGCCTTTTTATTCTTAAGAAATTTAGGCAGCGGTGGCTTCGGAGGTTTGGGCGGCAGTTTTTGAGCCGATGTATATCCTAAACCCAGTACGATAAGCATTGATGTCAGAATATTTTTCATAATACAGATATTTTAAGCGCTACAGATTCAAAAAGGATGCAAATCTGTGCAGCGGTGTAAATTCTGAATACACTGCATGAAATTTTGTAAATTTGACCACTTCAAAAAGCGGTTTCAGAATGTCCTGAAACCGTATTTTTGCTTGCTACATTTTACGCATGGAATTAAAAAACATCAGCGAAAGTTTACTCCCGGAACTTCTGCGGCTGAATTTCGGTGAAACACTTTTTTCAGAACTTGACAAAAACAGGGCGGTCACTGTAAAAGGATTTGCCGGCTCTGCACCATCTTTACTCGCTGCCGAATATTTTTTCGTACATAAGAAAAACCTCCTTTTCCTCGTGAATGACAAAGAAGAGGGACTTTATATTACTGCCGAGATGGAAGAGCTGGTGGGTCAGGAGAACGTTCTCTATTTTCCACCGTCCTATCTTGAGCCTTATCAGGTGGAGAAAGTTCAGAATGCAAACCTTGTTTTAAGGACTGAAGTTCTGAATTCTCTGAGTTCATCGACTAAACCACGTGTAATTGTGGCCCCGTTTGCTGCACTGAGTGAGAAAGTACTTCAGCAGGAAGATTTCAAGGCGATAACGCATACGATAAAGGTGAGAGACCTTCTGGATTTTGATTTTATACTGGAGCTTCTGACTCAGTACGAATTTCATCAGACCGATTTTGTGTCGGAGCCCGGTGAATTTTCTGTACGAGGCGGGATTCTGGATGTCTTTTCATATTCGGCCGAACAGCCATACCGTATCACCTTTTTCGGAAGTGAAGTTGAAAGTATTAAGGTGTTTGATCTTGAAACCCAGCTTTCCAAATCGTCGGTTCCGGAGTTTCAGTTGGTGTCCAACATGAATTTCACGGCGTCCGGTACCAAGGTTTCCTTTTTCAGCCTGTTGCCTGCCGATTCTGTTGTTTTTTCAAAGGATGCCTACCTTGGCATTAAAAGGATCCGTGACTTTTTTGCCAGGGCCGAGCAAAATTTCAGTGAACTCAGTACGGCTCTGAAACATAAGCCGCCGGCAGAACTTTTTATTTCTGAGACTGAACTTACCGAAAGGATAACCTCTTTCCCTGTTATCGATTTTACTGCACAACAAATCTTTACTTCCGGAGTATTCCAACTGAGCCAACAGCCGCAGCCGGTTTTCCACAAAAACTTTGAGATGCTTGCGCGGGATCTGAAGGAAAAGAAGGAGATGGGATATCAAACCTGGATTTCCTTTTCATCGGAGAAGCAGATGGAGAGGCTTGAAAGCATTTTGGAAGAACTGAACCACGATGTATCATTCCGCCCATTTAAAAGTGAGCTTCACGCTGGCTTCGTGGATGCTGACCTAAAGGTTTCGGTATATACAGATCACCAGATATTTGACCGCTTTCAGCGCTTTAAAGCGAAAAATAACTTCGCGAAATCTGAACAGCTCACCCTCAAAGATCTTCTTTCCCTGAAGGTAGGTGATTATATTGCCCATATTGACCATGGAATTGGAAAATTCATGGGTCTGGTAAAGATAAACAACAACGGCAAAGTGCAGGAATGCTTTAAACTCGTATACAAGAATCAGGATTTGCTCTATGTAAGTATTCATTCGCTGGATAAGATCTCCAAGTACAACGGCCCCGACGGCAAAGAGATCGTGTTGTCCAAACTGGGCTCGCCGGCCTGGAAATCCCTGAAGCAGAAAACCAAAGCCAAGGTAAAGCAGATCGCCTTTGACCTTATAAAACTTTATGCACAGCGGAAATCGGCCAAAGGATTCAGTTACGCACCTGATTCCTATCTTCAGAATGAGCTTGAAGCCAGCTTTATCTATGAGGATACGCCGGACCAGGAGAAAGCTACCCAGGATGTAAAGAAAGATATGGAGGCGCAAACCGTAATGGACCGTCTGGTTTGCGGAGATGTAGGTTTCGGTAAGACTGAGGTAGCCATCCGTGCCGCTTTCAAAGCAGCTACCGACGGAAAGCAGGTGGCAATGCTTGTTCCTACGACCATCCTGGCTTTCCAGCACTACAGGAGTTTTCAGGAGAGGCTTAAAGATTTCCCGGTCGCAATTTCCTACATGAACCGGTTCCGGACGGCCAAACAGAAAGCTGAGACACTGGCGGGTCTTAAGGACGGCAAAATCGATATTGTAATCGGGACGCATCAGTTGGTTTCGGATAAGGTTAAATTTAAAGACCTCGGTCTGCTGATTATTGACGAGGAACATAAATTCGGGGTATCTGTTAAGGATAAGCTAAAGACGATGAAGGCAAATGTGGATACCTTGACGCTTACAGCTACTCCGATTCCGCGGACCCTTCAGTTTTCCCTGATGGCTGCGAGGGATCTTTCTGTAATCAAGACTCCACCACCAAACCGTCAACCTGTGGAAACTCATATTGTAGGTTTTGATGAAGAGCTGATCCGGGATGCGGTTTCCTATGAAATACAGCGGGACGGTCAGGTATTTTTCATCAATAACAGGATAGAGAATTTGAAGGATATTGCCGGACTCATCCAGAGGCTGGTGCCCGATGCTAAGGTGATCACCGGACACGGCCAGATGGAAGGCAAACAACTGGAACAAAATGTCCTGGATTTCATGAACGGTAAATATGATGTGCTGGTCTCCACCACAATCGTGGAAAGTGGGGTAGATGTTCCCAATGCCAATACCATCTTCATCAATGATGCGCAGCGTTTTGGGATGGCAGACCTGCATCAGATGCGCGGACGTGTAGGCCGGAGTAACCGCAAGGCATTCTGCTACCTTATTACGCCACCGTTTGATATGGTAACCTCCGATGCACGCAAGCGGCTGGAGGCAATTGAGCAGTTTTCGGACCTGGGCAGCGGCTTCCAGATTGCCATGAAGGATCTTGAGATCCGTGGTGCCGGTGATCTTTTGGGTGCCGAGCAAAGTGGATTCATTAACGAGATGGGTTTTGAGACTTACCAGAAAATCATGCAGGAAGCTCTGGAGGAACTCCAGCATAATGAAGAATTTGAAGATCTTTTTGAGAATGAAGAAGACCGCCGGAAACTGATCAGTGCCACTAAAGAGGTAAATATTGACACAGACCTTGAGCTGATGCTGCCGGACAGCTACGTGCAGAGTACGGAAGAAAGACTGAGCCTGTACCAGAGACTCGCGGAAGTGAAGTCGGCCGCAGAACTGGCTGTATTTGAAAATGAACTGAAAGACAGGTTTGGTAATTTACCGCAGGAAGCCCGTAACCTCCTGAAGTCGGTTGAGCTGAAATGGCTTGCCGCTGAGGTTGGGTTTGACAAGTTAATAGTGAAGAACGGCGTATTCCTGGGTTACTTTCCGGCGAATCCGCAAGACAGGTTTTATCAGAGCGATAAATTCCGCCACATCATCACTTATCTGACTCAAAATCCGGCGGAGGCAACATTGAAGGAAAAGAGTACTAACGAGGGTACGCAGTTAATGATGCGAAAGGAAAAGGTTAAAAACGTAGATGAAGTAACTGCGGTATTGGAAAGAATTTTAAATTAAATTTTAAAGGAAGTGCGTCCGTAACATAAAATCAGTTAGATTTGTTTAAAATAAATCTAATATGAAAAAATATTTACTCTGGTTCGTCAGTTTCCCGCTGCTTGGTTTAATTCTCTCCTGTGTGCCGCCTGATCCTGCCATGGTGTACGGATGGAACACCAATACGCCTGCAGGAATTACCGGTCCGCGAATCCTCCATAAGATAGACAGTGCCAATGTGACACGTAAAGAATATGTATCATCGCCCTCGGGCGTACTGGAAACTGTAAAATATTATGATACCGATGACGTAATTAAACTTTTTTACAACAGCAATAATAAAGTCAGCAAAATGACGCTTACTGACCCGGACATGTCAATGGACCTCAATTTTTCATATAACAGCGCAAATAAGATCACCAATGCGGTTATGACTACCAAAATGAATAACAGCAATCAGACGGTGATGGAAGAGACTCATTACTGGCTGGTATACAATAATATTGGTCAGCTAATTAAGGCAGACTGGAAAAGCAAGCTCTTTCCTTCAATAACAGGACCTTTCACTCATTACGGTGTCATCAACCTCACCTGGGTTGGTGATAATATTGTAAAGGTAATGCAGAACAATTCAGGCATTATTCACCCGGACGGGAGCATGGAGCCGCTGGATCCTATGGCCTCAATGGTTTATAAATTTGAGGATTACGATAACAAGATAAATCCATACACTACATTACCCGCAGAATTCAATATTGGAATGGGTATTCTGGCACCGCTCACCTTTTTCCAGTGCAGTTACAATAATCATCAGAAACTGCAGATGGAATTTTTAAACATGCCGGTAACCACCTATGGAAATTATATCTATGACACCCAGAATTATCCCGTGTCAGATGTCAGCGGAGTTACGAAATATATCTACAAGCCGGTACAGTAACGGAAAAGTAATTTAATATAGCTGAAGGCGCATTTAGGTGCGGGGTCGGAAACTTTAACATCAAATTATTGCCTTATCTTCAGAAAAAAAAGTAGTTTTGTATGTTATAAAAATTATAAAATTTTAATATGAAGAGAATATTACAATTTTTCAGTCTGATAATAGGTCTGGCCGTATTTAACTCCTGTGCGGAATCTGATCCTGCCGCAGTGTATGGTTTTGAGGATCCCAATGACATTTCGGGACCCCGTATGATCAGAAAGGTAAGTGATAATAACCGGACAGTGGAAGAATATGAACCCAATAACGGCAAGCTTTTCAAGGTAGTGCGCAATGCTTATACGGGTACTGCTCTGCAGGAGAACCAGAGTATTATCCTTTATTATCTTGGTAACAGGATTTCCAAGATGGAAATCATAACCACTGTTCCAAGTGGTCCGGGCACCGGCCGCCACGTACTGATCCCCAATTATGACAATACAACCGGAAGAATGGTAAGTCTGATGAATGATTTCTATGTGGGAAATACGCATACGAACCATTCAATAAGTATATTCAATTATGACGGCACAGGCAGGGTAATAAACGCTTACAAGAAGACAGCTGCGGTAAACCCAGCTACTCCTAATGTGTATGTATATCCGAACACGGTTACAGATGCCATTACCTACGACGGTCCAAATGTTGCCAAGGTGGAATCAAGCAAAAATGTCCTGGACATCAATACGGGAGTTATTACCAGCAGTGTGAAGAACACCTACGAATATGTGAATTATGACTGGCGGAATAATCCTTACCTGGGCATTTCAGACAATTATATTATCAATATCGCCAGTGTGTTTCCGGAAATGTACGCTTATATGTCCGACAATAACCCTGCGAAACTGAAGTTCACATCCGGTTCTGCACCAATGGTTGAAACGGTTTATTCCTATAAATTTGATACGCATAACTATCCTGTGACTAACGGCTTCAGGTCCTTCACCTACCAGCCGGCACCGCAGTGATAGCATGGGTCTGCCTGAAATTCATGCATACCGCACTGCCGCATTATAAATCATAAAAATACAAACAACCGAAAATGAAAAATATATTATATCTATTTGTATCGCTATTCCTTGTCCTGTCTGTTCAGTCGTGTAAACGTATGGGCGATGACGACGGAAACCTTCTGAACGATATGGATTACAATCAGGGAGGTATAGGTGAAGACCGTTTCTTTTATCAGGAGGTAACCTCAGCCGATACGATTGCCGGATATCACTACAACGGCAGAAAGCTTGTGAAAGTAGTAGGTAACAATACGGTAACCAACATCAGTTATTCCGGAGACCAGATTAATAAGATTGACTTTACCGGAGTGGTAGCAGGCGACAGTATAATCTACGCTCAGCTGTTTAACTATGATCCAAATAATAATACAAAGCTTTCAACAATAACTGAAACCAAAACTGTTTATCCTAACATTGCAGCACAAACGGCACCTCTGGTATTCCAGAAATCCAGAGCCCTGTATTCTGTTAAATTTAATGCAAACTCAAAACTGGATTCAGTAATTATCCGGAGAGGAAATGAAGTACCTGCCCAGAATTTTGTATTTACATCTTACCAGAAGTCGGCTTATCAGTATGATACGCTATGGAACGTTACTAAAGTGACCAACACCTACGGTAATGTGGTTGGGAATGTCCTGGGTGCCGCAATGGTTACTGAGTCTTATGACTTCTCTAACTTTGATGATAAAAGAAGCCCATACTCGCTTCTTCCTTTCGGGTACCTGCTTCACAAAACATTTGAAAACTCATTCAACTCTTACCGGTTTTCTGTGAATAATCCAAAGCGCGTAATGTACACAAGTGACGCAATCCCATTGCCTGTTCTGTATAACACCTTGTATACGTATGATAAGCTTGGGTATGCCGTATCTGGTTGGGGATCCAATTATGAATACCGGCCTTTCTAAAACTGAAACTTTAACTACGGGAAATGTAACTGCATTTCCCTTTTATTTTTATTAAAATTATGATGACGGGAAAATTTAAGCAATTAGGTATTTCATTGGCAGCAGTCCTAGCGGTAACCTCATGTGCCGATTCATCGGGAGATTTAGTAGGTCTGGAAAACACCCTGCCCAATTACACCGAGGTGAAAGTTTTAAGCAAAGTAAATATTGCGGAAGCTGGTGCCACTCCGTACGATATAAATTATCTGTAC belongs to Chryseobacterium sp. and includes:
- a CDS encoding papain-like cysteine protease family protein, translating into MKNDFKNALMGFFALLLILSSCCKPETLGNVANTLRPQETNNWCWAATTQMLAQHFAISVTQCSLANHRFSMNNCCTPQNQGSNCPKNSACNKPGWLELDFAGLKFTETNTALSWDALKKQIFCAKKPMGYAYGTPGVVGHVLVIKGYITLNGTRYLALNDPWAPCSGQERFITYEEYENPPGTSTHWSTWYDIAKK
- the mfd gene encoding transcription-repair coupling factor, whose product is MELKNISESLLPELLRLNFGETLFSELDKNRAVTVKGFAGSAPSLLAAEYFFVHKKNLLFLVNDKEEGLYITAEMEELVGQENVLYFPPSYLEPYQVEKVQNANLVLRTEVLNSLSSSTKPRVIVAPFAALSEKVLQQEDFKAITHTIKVRDLLDFDFILELLTQYEFHQTDFVSEPGEFSVRGGILDVFSYSAEQPYRITFFGSEVESIKVFDLETQLSKSSVPEFQLVSNMNFTASGTKVSFFSLLPADSVVFSKDAYLGIKRIRDFFARAEQNFSELSTALKHKPPAELFISETELTERITSFPVIDFTAQQIFTSGVFQLSQQPQPVFHKNFEMLARDLKEKKEMGYQTWISFSSEKQMERLESILEELNHDVSFRPFKSELHAGFVDADLKVSVYTDHQIFDRFQRFKAKNNFAKSEQLTLKDLLSLKVGDYIAHIDHGIGKFMGLVKINNNGKVQECFKLVYKNQDLLYVSIHSLDKISKYNGPDGKEIVLSKLGSPAWKSLKQKTKAKVKQIAFDLIKLYAQRKSAKGFSYAPDSYLQNELEASFIYEDTPDQEKATQDVKKDMEAQTVMDRLVCGDVGFGKTEVAIRAAFKAATDGKQVAMLVPTTILAFQHYRSFQERLKDFPVAISYMNRFRTAKQKAETLAGLKDGKIDIVIGTHQLVSDKVKFKDLGLLIIDEEHKFGVSVKDKLKTMKANVDTLTLTATPIPRTLQFSLMAARDLSVIKTPPPNRQPVETHIVGFDEELIRDAVSYEIQRDGQVFFINNRIENLKDIAGLIQRLVPDAKVITGHGQMEGKQLEQNVLDFMNGKYDVLVSTTIVESGVDVPNANTIFINDAQRFGMADLHQMRGRVGRSNRKAFCYLITPPFDMVTSDARKRLEAIEQFSDLGSGFQIAMKDLEIRGAGDLLGAEQSGFINEMGFETYQKIMQEALEELQHNEEFEDLFENEEDRRKLISATKEVNIDTDLELMLPDSYVQSTEERLSLYQRLAEVKSAAELAVFENELKDRFGNLPQEARNLLKSVELKWLAAEVGFDKLIVKNGVFLGYFPANPQDRFYQSDKFRHIITYLTQNPAEATLKEKSTNEGTQLMMRKEKVKNVDEVTAVLERILN